One genomic segment of Panicum virgatum strain AP13 chromosome 2N, P.virgatum_v5, whole genome shotgun sequence includes these proteins:
- the LOC120662436 gene encoding protein FAR1-RELATED SEQUENCE 5-like, translated as MKKEIKKRRPRDITRVGCPAKLLIALDRNTGQWYVKNFIDEHNHLLAPTDLGCLLRSHRKISVAQKAEIVELGVAGIRKHQIFKIMEMQYGGYDKVGYTSRDLYNFCHLYKQEIIADGDTQTVISHLKGHQNRDSEFFFKYMTDGKGHVQGMFWCDTQCMLDYAAFGDVIVFDSTYKTNRYNLPLVPFVGVNHHYCTVIFGCGIIFHENTESYVWLLKIFTEANAQKHPISVITDGDLAMQRAISVVWPNSPYRLCGWHIELNLVRNVHNDTLKGLRSNQQSESMNSRLQMNLDGKMTLLEMVQCYETCFTKVRRNEVDDDAKALQSAPFTEPDASVLEINAKERFTPNVFKAKVQFSVEAAKKCSLIEILDGDDTTEYIVGRRDRDIMYYVKCELTEEANLKRIFCSCHKLQSLGTPCSHIFFVLGLRDESKLPDCWWTMGAKRAFPTIRKSTMYDYSPTLLRFRELHNLSLAAAFVASRSPKAYERTKRVLE; from the exons ATGAAGAAGGAGATTAAGAAGCGGAGGCCACGAGATATAACTCGTGTTGGATGCCCTGCAAAattattaattgcactagaccGGAACACCGGGCAGTGGTACGTGAAGAATTTCATCGATGAGCACAACCATCTGCTGGCTCCAACCGACCTTGGATGCCTGCTGCGTTCACATCGAAAAATCAGTGTTGCGCAGAAAGCTGAAATTGTGGAGCTGGGGGTTGCTGGGATCCGCAAACACCAGATTTTTAAAATTATGGAAATGCAGTATGGTGGATATGACAAGGTTGGCTATACATCAAGGGACTTGTATAATTTCTGCCATCTCTATAAGCAGGAGATAATTGCTGATGGTGATACTCAAACAGTCATCAGTCACCTGAAGGGACATCAAAACAGAGATTCTGAGTTCTTTTTCAAGTACATGACTGATGGGAAAGGACACGTGCAGGGAATGTTCTGGTGTGATACTCAATGTATGCTTGATTATGCAGCATTTGGTGATGTCATTGTATTTGACAGCACCTACAAAACAAATCGGTACAACCTGCCCCTTGTGCCTTTTGTTGGGGTGAATCACCACTACTGCACAGTTATTTTCGGATGTGGAATTATTTTTCATGAGAATACTGAGTCATATGTGTGGCTACTGAAAATATTTACCGAAGCTAATGCTCAAAAGCATCCTATTTCCGTGATCACTGATGGAGACCTTGCTATGCAAAGAGCAATCAGTGTGGTGTGGCCGAATTCACCGTATAGGCTATGCGGATGGCACATTGAGTTGAATCTAGTGCGCAATGTTCACAATGATACACTGAAGG GATTGAGGAGCAACCAACAGAGTGAGAGCATGAACTCTAGGCTTCAGATGAATCTGGATGGTAAAATGACCCTGTTAGAAATGGTACAATGCTATGAGACCTGCTTTACAAAGGTGCGCAGAaatgaggtggatgacgacgctaaAGCACTGCAATCTGCACCATTCACAGAACCTGATGCTTCAGTTCTTGAGATAAACGCAAAGGAAAGGTTCACACCAAATGTTTTTAAGGCAAAGGTCCAGTTCAGCGTGGAAGCAGCCAAGAAGTGTTCTCTGATTGAGATTCTAGATGGCGATGATACAACTGAGTATATTGTTGGAAGGAGAGATAGAGACATCATGTACTATGTGAAATGTGAATTAACCGAAGAGGCCAATCTGAAGAGAATTTTCTGTTCTTGTCATAAGTTGCAATCCCTTGGAACCCCATGCTCACACATCTTCTTTGTATTGGGCCTCCGGGACGAGAGCAAGCTTCCAGATTGCTGGTGGACTATGGGGGCGAAGCGTGCATTTCCGACGATAAGGAAGAGCACCATGTATGACTATTCCCCTACTCTACTAAGGTTCCGTGAGCTACACAATCTCAGTCTTGCTGCAGCCTTCGTAGCATCTCGTTCACCCAAAGCATATGAGCGGACCAAACGTGTCCTTGAATAA
- the LOC120658115 gene encoding cytochrome P450 99A2-like, with product MEMEPSAATLLFVFLLSLPILVTLLSRKSTPTSKKRRPPGPWNLPLIGSLLHFLKSHPPVVLRDLANKYGPVMFLRMGQIDTVVISSPPAAEEVLREKDITFASRPSTVASEFFCYQNRDVAFSPYGAYWRMLRKLCTVELLSAKMVRQVAPIRDGETLCLIRNIQAAGRGGEPVNLGRQLLSCSNSITAQAAFGQVCSSELRDQFLTSIAVALNFSGGFTIGDVFPSLRFIDIVTGFRRKMWRARLQLDDVFDKIIARCEAQRVDSLVSVLLRIRDEGDLEFPIGTTNIKAIILDMFAAGTETTSSTAEWIMSELMRNPDVMAKAQAEVRRVFNNVSPQDHEAKMDELHYIKMVIKEGMRLNPVVPLLLPRLCRETCEVGGFQVIKGTRVMINAWAMARSPEYWHDAEKFRPERFEDGMLDFKGSRFEYLPFGAGRRRCPGDTFGLAALELIIARLLYYIDWSLPVGMQPDDIDMEMIVGVTARRKNQLHLVASPYKVVPMQC from the exons ATGGAGATGGAGCCAAGTGCAGCAACGctcctcttcgtcttcctcctctccttgCCAATTCTTGTGACCTTGCTGAGCCGCAAATCAACTCCGACCTCCAAGAAGAGGCGGCCTCCAGGCCCGTGGAACCTCCCCTTGATTGGCAGCCTCCTCCACTTCCTCAAGTCGCATCCACCGGTCGTTCTCCGGGACCTAGCCAATAAGTATGGCCCTGTGATGTTCCTCAGGATGGGCCAAATCGATACTGTCGTGATATCCTCaccaccggcggcggaggaggttctTCGCGAGAAGGATATCACCTTCGCGTCAAGGCCGAGCACCGTGGCTTCAGAGTTCTTCTGCTACCAAAACCGCGATGTTGCCTTCTCGCCATATGGCGCTTATTGGCGGATGTTGCGCAAGCTCTGCACGGTGGAGCTCCTCAGTGCAAAGATGGTGCGGCAAGTCGCACCCATCAGGGATGGCGAGACGTTGTGCCTCATCAGAAATATCCAAGCCGCTGGCCGAGGTGGTGAGCCGGTCAATCTCGGGAGGCAGCTCTTATCCTGCTCCAACTCGATCACGGCACAGGCGGCTTTCGGCCAGGTCTGCAGCAGCGAGCTCCGGGACCAGTTCCTAACATCAATTGCTGTGGCCTTAAACTTCAGTGGGGGCTTCACCATCGGGGATGTTTTTCCATCGCTGCGCTTCATTGACATTGTCACTGGGTTCAGACGAAAGATGTGGCGAGCACGCTTGCAGCTGGACGACGTCTTTGACAAGATCATTGCTCGATGTGAGGCGCAGCGAGTTGATTCCCTGGTGAGCGTCCTCCTTCGGATCAGGGACGAGGGGGACCTGGAATTCCCCATCGGCACAACAAACATCAAGGCAATTATATTG GATATGTTCGCTGCTGGGACAGAGACGACGTCGTCAACTGCAGAGTGGATCATGTCAGAGCTCATGAGGAATCCAGATGTAATGGCCAAGGCACAGGCCGAGGTGCGACGAGTATTTAACAACGTGAGCCCACAAGATCATGAGGCCAAGATGGACGAGCTACACTACATTAAAATGGTGATCAAGGAGGGCATGAGGCTGAACCCAGTGGTGCCATTGCTGCTTCCCCGTCTCTGTCGGGAGACTTGCGAGGTAGGTGGGTTCCAAGTCATAAAGGGCACTAGGGTCATGATCAATGCGTGGGCTATGGCAAGGAGCCCCGAGTATTGGCATGACGCAGAGAAGTTCAGGCCCGAGAGGTTTGAGGATGGCATGCTTGACTTCAAAGGCTCTAGGTTCGAGTACTTGCCATTTGGGGCAGGGAGGAGAAGGTGCCCTGGTGATACCTTCGGGCTGGCTGCTCTGGAGCTCATTATTGCACGCCTTCTCTACTACATCGACTGGAGCCTCCCAGTCGGGATGCAGCCTGACGACATTGACATGGAAATGATCGTTGGCGTAACAGCAAGGAGAAAGAACCAGCTGCACCTAGTTGCATCACCATATAAGGTGGTTCCCATGCAATGCTGA